Proteins encoded in a region of the Bactrocera tryoni isolate S06 chromosome 4, CSIRO_BtryS06_freeze2, whole genome shotgun sequence genome:
- the LOC120774658 gene encoding uncharacterized protein LOC120774658, whose protein sequence is MRPKIAAYFMGAHLLLLVLLTLNTSSSNNNSAYALNTAETANPTCSLKDNCNLNDNFLTATGETGEKAASKLENKIASIFEDKVNYSLKLFADEDVIEYNAHESNLTQRAHMATPAAANFTLRQLQDAADVEEDERD, encoded by the exons atgcgTCCGAAAATCGCAGCCTACTTTATGGGCGCACACCTGTTGCTGCTCGTGCTGCTCACACTAAacaccagcagcagcaacaacaacagtgcgtACGCGCTCAACACCGCCGAAACGGCTAATCCGACTTGTTCGCTGAAGGACAATTGCAATTTGAATGACAACTTCCTGACAGCCACCGGCGAGACGGGCGAAAAGGCGGCGAgtaaattggaaaataaaattgcgTCGATCTTCGAGGATAAAGTAAATTACAGCCTGAAATTGTTCGCTGATGAAGATGTCATCGAGTACAATGCGCACGAAAGTAACTTAACGCAACGCGCACATATGGCAACGCCAGCAGCAGCGAACTTTACGCTGCGACAGTTGCAGGACGCCGCCGATGTGGAGGAGGATGAGCGAG ATTGA